A stretch of the Synechocystis sp. PCC 7338 genome encodes the following:
- a CDS encoding YoaK family protein, giving the protein MKLLSNERFIVGVLFSWVAGFVDAASFLGLNGLFTSHITGNLVIAATEIIGVGGQALWVRLAVIPVFMFAVTLTTVLARRHQLKLSHLISMETLVLLLFTITAIILAPAHHKSANNLPLFLTGSLGVFSMGIQNALMRESLGHIAPTTAMTNNLTQFTMDLALISGLHGTLRSRVSGQDLDACRTRLIKFGSALLGFSVGAIFGGVLTAKLGLSSLCLPLALMLWLSLRSELIFHHTDMNPGLK; this is encoded by the coding sequence ATGAAACTATTATCAAATGAACGGTTTATTGTCGGTGTTTTGTTCAGTTGGGTAGCCGGTTTCGTCGATGCAGCTAGCTTTTTGGGACTGAATGGTTTATTCACTTCCCACATTACTGGCAATCTGGTCATAGCAGCAACGGAAATAATTGGCGTGGGTGGACAAGCTCTGTGGGTCAGACTTGCGGTGATTCCCGTTTTTATGTTTGCCGTTACCCTTACCACTGTGCTGGCTCGCCGCCATCAACTAAAGCTAAGCCATTTAATTAGTATGGAAACTTTAGTTTTACTGTTATTTACCATAACTGCAATTATTTTGGCTCCAGCCCACCACAAATCAGCTAATAATTTGCCGTTGTTTTTGACTGGTTCCCTAGGAGTATTTTCCATGGGAATACAAAATGCGTTAATGCGGGAATCCCTCGGACATATTGCCCCCACGACTGCTATGACCAATAATTTGACCCAATTCACCATGGACCTAGCATTAATTAGTGGACTACATGGCACCCTTCGCTCAAGGGTATCTGGCCAGGATCTCGATGCTTGCCGCACAAGACTAATAAAATTTGGCAGTGCATTGCTAGGATTTAGTGTCGGTGCTATTTTCGGTGGAGTTTTGACGGCTAAATTGGGTTTATCTTCATTATGCTTACCTTTGGCATTGATGCTATGGCTTTCATTAAGATCTGAACTGATTTTCCACCATACTGATATGAATCCTGGGTTAAAATAA
- a CDS encoding AAA-like domain-containing protein translates to MSSMSLNLLQSSPYQVGGSLAANHPSYSQREADRELLAQLRRGEFCYVFNCRQMGKSSLRVRTMHQLQQDGVVCVSIDITSLGTEADPQKWYNGIITQLYLGLSLAGKVALKPWLREREQLSPIQKLREFVEQIILTAIGDRQIVIFIDEIDKVLSLPFSLDDFFSYIRFCYNQRADDHEYNRLSFALFGVATPSDLIDNKTQTPFNIGQAIALTGFTLTEALPLSAGFAVDEVSAQAILREILVWTGGQPFLTQKVCELVAQALQGRQLNYQADTIPSAIAQVIEDKIIHHWESNDEPVHFRTIGDRLLKDEARSGQLLGLYQEILHKGAIPADDSVEQTVLRLTGLVVKVEGQLRPYNPIYQAIFNAQWVCKELNKLRPYSTNLQAWINSNYQDSSRLLRGEALREALAWASSKNLSGVDYRYLNASQNQEQEASLAANQILTQANVKAKRMISFGIVVLMMSLGGSAIALSQAYFATLKQQRSQQGTELQRLGTSAQRQFTFDQIPGLVTALEAGNQLHHLVKANETLSQYPATSPLVSLQQILSQIVEKNVLTGHRDGVTSVAISPYQNLIASASRDGTVRLWTPQGEFLREFTGHTDSIYRVDFSPNGKIFATAGQDQTVKIWDLDGNLLQTLKGHQDSVYSVSFSPDGEILASTSRDRTVRIWHWRSGKTLAVLEGHTKSVDDAQFSPDGQTLVSVCRDGQIRLWDLQGKLIRQFGLPEVAFFGVNWHPNGNLLAVAADDGTVRLWTAQGEIKATLLGHDEFVTRVVFTPDGKQLFSSSSNGSIIHWSTSGKMLKKYQGYPEAIFGLALATNGALLAIGSENNLVKVWDMTPKPNLVSLNLPGVLGAVAENATTNTIVLAMENEPLILFDTEDQSRRTLPNTSQNLDRLQFSVDGQWLLGQRGRQWQLWQLQTKPELIKAWTADIGRVYDVDLRTPPTSPQWAIAMATSGGEVQLWQGTKNNHTSGSPPQGDNNNNTGNAIELHGPMPLALGNPMQRKEPIRSVSLHPTLPQLAAGDEQGNLTLWNFDGTLIRSIVAHGDRLNQLQYSPNGKYLLSAGREGTAKIWSVEGQLLHTLKSDPLPIDQIAISPDSQWIATAASDGMVRLWDQQGNLRGEFTSTSGSLLGLGFNREGQWLLAVSQNGDLQSWPVTPEKERLRQLVEQGCSWLRDYLATEKQPAQSHSLEFCQSMEN, encoded by the coding sequence ATGTCCTCCATGTCCCTAAATTTACTGCAATCGAGTCCCTACCAGGTGGGAGGAAGTTTGGCCGCTAACCATCCCAGTTATAGCCAACGGGAGGCAGACAGGGAATTGTTGGCCCAGTTGCGGAGGGGGGAGTTTTGCTATGTGTTTAACTGCCGGCAGATGGGCAAATCTAGCCTGCGGGTACGAACTATGCACCAACTACAGCAAGATGGGGTGGTGTGCGTTTCCATTGACATCACCAGTTTGGGCACCGAAGCTGATCCCCAGAAATGGTATAACGGCATTATTACCCAGCTTTACCTTGGTTTATCCCTGGCGGGCAAAGTGGCCCTTAAACCCTGGTTACGGGAGCGGGAACAACTCAGTCCCATTCAAAAGTTACGGGAATTTGTTGAGCAGATAATTTTAACGGCCATTGGCGATCGCCAAATTGTCATTTTTATTGATGAAATTGATAAGGTGTTGAGCCTGCCATTTTCCCTGGATGACTTTTTTTCCTATATTCGTTTTTGCTATAACCAACGGGCTGATGACCACGAATATAATCGCCTCAGCTTTGCTCTATTTGGGGTAGCTACCCCCTCAGACTTAATTGATAACAAAACTCAAACGCCCTTTAACATCGGCCAAGCCATTGCCCTGACTGGGTTTACCCTAACGGAAGCCCTCCCTCTCAGCGCTGGTTTTGCGGTGGATGAAGTGAGCGCCCAGGCAATTCTTAGGGAAATTTTGGTCTGGACAGGGGGACAGCCTTTTTTAACCCAGAAGGTGTGCGAATTAGTGGCCCAGGCTCTGCAAGGGAGGCAGCTAAATTACCAAGCTGACACCATTCCCAGCGCCATTGCCCAGGTAATCGAAGATAAAATTATTCACCACTGGGAATCCAATGACGAACCGGTGCATTTTCGCACCATTGGCGATCGCCTTTTGAAGGACGAGGCCCGCAGTGGACAACTGTTGGGGCTGTACCAAGAAATTTTGCATAAAGGAGCCATTCCGGCGGACGATAGCGTCGAACAAACGGTGTTGCGGCTCACGGGTCTGGTGGTGAAAGTGGAAGGGCAATTGCGTCCCTATAATCCCATTTACCAAGCAATTTTTAATGCCCAATGGGTCTGTAAAGAACTCAATAAACTCCGACCCTACAGCACTAACCTCCAGGCTTGGATCAATTCCAATTACCAAGACTCTTCCCGATTATTGCGGGGGGAAGCTCTGCGGGAAGCCTTGGCCTGGGCCAGTAGTAAAAATCTCAGTGGAGTGGATTACCGTTACCTTAACGCTAGCCAAAATCAGGAACAGGAAGCCTCCCTGGCCGCCAACCAAATTTTGACCCAAGCCAATGTCAAAGCTAAACGGATGATCAGCTTCGGCATTGTGGTGCTGATGATGTCCCTGGGGGGATCGGCGATCGCCTTAAGCCAGGCTTACTTTGCCACCCTCAAGCAACAACGGAGTCAACAAGGCACAGAACTGCAACGCTTAGGCACTAGCGCCCAACGGCAATTCACCTTTGATCAAATTCCTGGTTTGGTCACCGCTTTGGAGGCAGGAAATCAACTTCATCACCTAGTCAAAGCCAATGAAACCCTCAGTCAATACCCCGCCACCAGTCCATTGGTAAGTTTGCAACAAATTCTCAGCCAAATTGTCGAAAAAAATGTTTTGACAGGGCATCGGGACGGAGTTACCAGTGTTGCCATCAGTCCCTATCAGAATTTGATTGCCTCCGCTTCTCGAGATGGGACAGTGCGCCTTTGGACTCCCCAGGGGGAATTTTTACGGGAGTTCACTGGTCACACAGACAGTATATACCGGGTGGATTTCTCCCCCAATGGCAAAATTTTCGCCACCGCAGGGCAAGACCAAACAGTCAAAATTTGGGACCTAGACGGTAATTTGCTCCAAACCCTAAAGGGCCATCAGGATTCTGTCTACAGCGTTAGCTTCAGCCCCGATGGGGAAATCCTTGCGTCCACCTCCCGAGACCGCACTGTGCGTATTTGGCATTGGCGATCGGGTAAAACCCTAGCCGTGTTGGAGGGTCATACAAAATCCGTGGATGATGCCCAATTTAGTCCCGATGGCCAAACCCTAGTCAGCGTCTGTCGGGATGGGCAAATTCGCCTCTGGGATTTGCAGGGTAAGCTCATCCGTCAGTTTGGCTTGCCGGAAGTGGCCTTTTTTGGGGTTAATTGGCATCCCAATGGCAACCTACTGGCCGTAGCGGCGGACGATGGCACGGTGAGGCTTTGGACTGCCCAGGGGGAAATTAAAGCCACCCTATTGGGCCACGATGAATTTGTTACCAGGGTAGTCTTTACCCCCGATGGTAAACAGTTATTTTCTAGTAGCAGTAATGGCAGTATCATTCACTGGTCCACCAGCGGCAAAATGCTGAAAAAGTACCAGGGTTACCCAGAGGCAATTTTTGGTTTAGCCCTAGCCACCAATGGAGCCCTATTGGCGATCGGCTCGGAAAATAATTTAGTCAAGGTCTGGGACATGACCCCAAAACCCAATTTGGTTAGCCTCAATTTGCCTGGTGTACTTGGAGCCGTAGCGGAAAATGCCACTACCAATACTATTGTGTTGGCAATGGAAAATGAGCCTTTAATTTTGTTCGATACGGAAGATCAGAGCCGCCGTACCTTACCAAACACTAGTCAAAATCTCGATCGCCTCCAGTTCAGTGTCGATGGCCAATGGTTGCTGGGGCAACGGGGTCGGCAATGGCAACTGTGGCAACTCCAGACCAAGCCTGAATTAATCAAAGCCTGGACGGCGGATATTGGCCGTGTTTACGATGTGGACCTACGCACTCCTCCCACATCCCCCCAATGGGCGATCGCCATGGCCACCAGTGGCGGAGAAGTACAACTCTGGCAGGGCACAAAAAATAACCATACCAGTGGGAGCCCCCCCCAAGGGGATAACAATAACAACACCGGCAATGCCATCGAATTGCATGGCCCCATGCCCCTGGCCCTGGGCAACCCCATGCAAAGGAAAGAACCCATCCGCAGTGTGAGCCTCCATCCGACCTTACCCCAACTAGCCGCCGGAGATGAACAGGGTAATCTCACCCTCTGGAATTTTGATGGCACCCTGATTCGGAGCATTGTGGCCCACGGCGATCGCCTCAATCAATTGCAATACAGCCCCAACGGTAAATACCTATTAAGTGCTGGCCGGGAAGGCACCGCCAAAATTTGGAGCGTGGAGGGACAACTGTTGCATACCCTAAAAAGTGACCCCCTACCCATCGATCAGATTGCTATTAGTCCTGACAGCCAATGGATCGCCACCGCCGCCAGTGATGGCATGGTCAGACTTTGGGATCAACAGGGTAACCTCCGGGGAGAATTTACTAGTACGTCAGGCTCTCTATTAGGGCTAGGCTTTAATCGAGAGGGGCAATGGCTATTGGCTGTATCCCAAAACGGTGATCTGCAAAGTTGGCCCGTAACTCCGGAAAAGGAGCGGCTCCGTCAACTAGTGGAACAGGGTTGTAGCTGGTTAAGGGATTACCTGGCCACCGAGAAACAACCTGCCCAGTCCCATTCCCTGGAATTTTGTCAGTCCATGGAAAATTAA
- a CDS encoding V4R domain-containing protein, translating to MGCLPSQTDFFTIPKGMSSMVLTSISTSNTPAQVKGSNLLEHSLRKVHPNKHHHYQVEDFFCFQMNSGSIVDWNNCRNVLTSEDFIVGLIDGLQEEVGNASSVVMYNIGKEWGHYDAEFFNQWFLTEFGYTSSLSELNLNYVLEGWWWPFTAQGWGNWAIDLSEQKNGFLFVDIFDSAVARTLGDVGKPVCHIYAGLLAGFFSRLVKKSLNCIEIQCYAMGETYCKFLIGKQDRIDAATFWQNEGANANDIATKLVKGEYLK from the coding sequence ATAGGTTGCCTGCCAAGCCAAACTGATTTTTTTACCATACCCAAGGGGATGTCGTCCATGGTTTTAACCTCCATTAGTACATCAAACACTCCGGCCCAGGTCAAAGGATCTAATTTATTGGAACATAGTTTAAGAAAGGTTCATCCCAACAAACACCACCACTATCAAGTGGAGGACTTCTTTTGTTTTCAAATGAATTCTGGTTCCATTGTGGACTGGAATAATTGCCGTAACGTTCTTACCAGCGAAGATTTTATTGTTGGCTTAATTGACGGTTTACAAGAGGAAGTTGGCAACGCTTCTAGTGTGGTGATGTATAACATTGGGAAAGAATGGGGCCATTACGATGCTGAGTTTTTTAACCAATGGTTCTTAACGGAATTTGGCTACACCAGTTCTTTGAGCGAGCTCAACCTCAACTATGTGCTGGAAGGTTGGTGGTGGCCATTCACTGCCCAAGGTTGGGGTAACTGGGCCATTGACCTCAGTGAGCAAAAAAACGGTTTTCTGTTTGTGGACATTTTCGACTCCGCCGTGGCTCGCACTTTGGGGGATGTGGGGAAACCGGTCTGTCATATTTACGCTGGCCTCTTGGCGGGATTCTTCAGTCGCCTGGTGAAAAAATCCCTCAACTGCATTGAAATCCAGTGCTACGCCATGGGGGAAACCTATTGCAAGTTTCTAATTGGCAAACAGGACCGCATTGATGCGGCAACCTTCTGGCAAAACGAAGGGGCCAATGCCAACGACATTGCCACCAAGCTAGTTAAAGGGGAGTACCTCAAATGA
- a CDS encoding phycobilisome protein encodes MQKDFERLFHRAEDHYLHPLEIISFRKNLDLMQERLNAYRLLRDGETVIFQAIADRLEMEFNDAPVNQLQQALLHWISVLRYGAMAMLLSNPEYLQYRLLEWLEGVVQAHEMVAMETRVSELLKEQLKALLDPPQYHLLEPFLAQADQTILGQAPASAPEEEAELMTLGE; translated from the coding sequence ATGCAAAAGGATTTTGAGCGGCTCTTTCATCGGGCCGAAGACCATTACCTCCATCCTCTGGAAATTATTTCCTTCCGCAAAAATTTAGATTTAATGCAAGAACGGTTAAATGCTTACCGTCTCTTGCGGGATGGGGAAACCGTTATTTTCCAGGCGATCGCCGACCGATTGGAAATGGAATTTAACGATGCACCGGTGAACCAACTGCAGCAAGCTCTCCTGCATTGGATTAGCGTTTTGCGCTACGGAGCCATGGCCATGCTCCTGAGTAATCCCGAATACCTACAATACCGTTTGTTGGAGTGGTTGGAGGGAGTGGTACAAGCCCATGAAATGGTGGCGATGGAAACCAGGGTATCGGAATTGCTCAAAGAACAACTCAAGGCACTGTTGGATCCCCCCCAATACCACCTCCTAGAACCCTTTTTAGCCCAGGCAGACCAAACCATCCTCGGCCAGGCCCCCGCGTCCGCCCCCGAGGAAGAAGCAGAATTGATGACCCTAGGAGAGTAA
- a CDS encoding V4R domain-containing protein, with protein MIDVNALINAQPPKGNYFAPDVYLQGDNEFGLLENRSGARLIALPDTLIKGLFTALDSELGIGAGVALTACGKTWGNAFYKRFADELQEYYGKPIQAMAMVEFLQTFKQCWKSHGYGLVDIDLKYYQNGFIVAEVINSPFVACAPQGKSPMGFLEAGILAAFFSQLTGEKLHCEQIVCESLGAEKNLFILGLKERLKPVSAWLTEGHDHATIMELLCRQQS; from the coding sequence ATGATTGACGTAAATGCTCTGATTAATGCCCAACCCCCCAAAGGGAACTACTTTGCCCCGGACGTTTATCTCCAAGGGGATAACGAGTTTGGCCTGTTGGAAAATCGCAGTGGAGCCCGTCTGATTGCCCTGCCCGATACCCTCATCAAAGGTCTATTTACTGCCCTAGATTCCGAACTAGGCATTGGGGCTGGGGTGGCCCTCACCGCCTGCGGCAAAACCTGGGGCAATGCTTTCTATAAGCGCTTTGCCGACGAACTGCAGGAATACTATGGCAAGCCAATCCAGGCCATGGCCATGGTGGAATTTCTGCAAACGTTTAAACAATGTTGGAAATCTCACGGTTACGGCCTGGTAGATATCGACCTGAAATACTACCAAAACGGTTTCATTGTGGCGGAGGTGATTAATTCTCCCTTTGTGGCCTGTGCTCCCCAGGGCAAAAGCCCCATGGGTTTCCTGGAAGCGGGCATACTGGCCGCCTTTTTCTCTCAGCTAACCGGTGAGAAGCTCCACTGTGAGCAAATCGTCTGTGAGTCCCTGGGGGCAGAAAAAAATCTTTTCATTCTTGGCCTAAAGGAGCGCCTGAAACCAGTTTCTGCTTGGTTAACAGAAGGCCATGACCATGCCACCATTATGGAATTGCTCTGTCGCCAACAGAGTTAA